AGAACCCTTCTAGGGGAAGGATGGTGATGAGGGTCGGGTCACTCTGCATTTCGGAGGAAGGACCTCAGGCCCAAGAGGGGACAGGAATCCAAAAACCCTCCAGCTGCTTGGAAGGTTCAAAAAGGGGTGTGGGCGCATCCACACCAGCAGGAAGTAGTAGGAAAAGTCACCAGGGAACACATAAGGATGAGGCCGGGAGAATTCTAGAGTGCAAATGGGTAGGATGGCCCGTTTACTGATCAGCTgctgcctcctccttctcctccatgTCGCAGGAGCTCTGAGGCCGTGCCTTCGCCTTGAGCTCCCTCTCTCCAGCTGGCTCCATATGCTGCTTCTCTGCCAGGAGGTACTGGGCCAGCTGCTCCAGGTCCTCCAGGCTTATCTTCTGCAGGCGCTCCTCGTGCTCCTGCCTGAGCAGCTGCAGCACGGCCTTGGCATCCTGTGGTTCAAAGTGTTTAGCTAGGACAGGTCCCAGCCGGTGccacaggggctggggctggggctggggctggtgggCCTCTTTTAGCGCCATCTTCTCCAAGGGCCGCATGATGACATTGATGGAAGCACTGGGCCCAATGCAGTAGTCGGAGAGGCGCTTGTCATCCTCCAGGAGCTGGCCGCGGAAAAGCAGGTGCTGCTGCTCCTCAGGCACCTTCAGCCGCTTGGATACCAGTTTCTTCAGCGTGGATACGCTCTCTTGCCCTGACACCTTCAGATTGCATCTCTGGCCCAGGAGCAGCTTGACTGTGAGGaacatcaggctaacagtggaatCAGGAGGGACCCATGCTCTGGGAGCTGCCCTGAAGATTAAGGGGTCCTGCAGGAGATGTTGGCTTTTCCCTATCAACAGAGGGCTAGTGGTCCCAGGAGACCAGGAACCCAGCTTAGGCAGGCAGCCATTGGCTAGTGCACAGTGATGTCACAATGCTGCAGGAGGGCTCATTTCCGGAGTGGAACTTTAGGGACAGCAGAGGGGTATTTGGGCCCAGACCATCCTTCCTCcatgagaggagaaaaagagcaCCAGGGGAGAAAATGTGGGACTGGGAGAAAGGAGAGTGAGACTAGGAAAAGGGAGGGTGGGAAAGGGAAGGGTGGCGGGAGGAGCAGGTCTATCGATTTCTTCAGCACATGTGTATTAGGTGCCATCTCTGTGCCAGCACCTGGACCTGGGGAGACAGTCCTATTCAAATGGATGCCTTCTGCCTTCATGACACTTTCACACTAGTGAGCCAGCTAACATTTATCAAGTGTCCTCTTTCTGTCAAGCACTTTACAAGCTCTCTTGGATTGGGCTTCCCAGCAGCAGACCCTGAGACAGGGATTTGAGCACAAATACTCAATTAGGAGGCGATCCCTGGAGGCACCAGGAGGGGAGTGAGGAAGTGAgatgaggaagggagggaaatcAGAACGTGCATTCATGAGCAGGCTGCCATTGTGGGCAACTAGTATGTTATCCTGCTGGGGAGCTCTGGGAAGTTGCATGGAACACACTTGAGTTGTACCAGgtgtggatttttgtttttttgttttttgagacaaggtctcactctgttgcccaggctgaagtgcagtggcttgatctcggctcactgcaacctccgtttcctgggttcaagtaagtctcctgtgtcagcctcccaagtagctgcgactacagctgcacgccactatgcctggctaatttttgtatttttagtagggacaggtttctccatgctgcccaggctgatctcgaactcctggactcaagcaatctgcctgctttggcctcccaaagtgctgaggttgcAGGTGttagccatcgcacctggctgaAGCTGTGTCTTTATGCTCTGACTCCTGTCTTTGGCCAATGGAAGTGCTACCTCCTTGGCACTTCTGGTCCACAGGTGTGAGCAGCATGCTCCTGTGATCAGAGAAAAGTAGGAAGCCATTGGGCCTTCAGGAACATGAGTGCTGAGGTGATGGGGCAGGACCACCAACAGCATCTGCATCACAGGCCTGCCTAATTGAATCCCCTCAACCTACGGGGCAGGCACTGCCATGATCTCCATCTGCCAGAGGAGAAAGTGGAGGCTTGGCTGATCCTATAGCAAGCAGGCAGCATTGCTCGTGTCTTCACTGGTACCTCATGTTGCCTCCTAAACAAATCTCTGCTCAGTTACCTTTTGTGGCCCAGGCCCTGAGCAGGCACCCTCAGCTCAAAGGTGAATATGAAAGAGGATACTGATTGGGCCTCCTCTGTGTCTGCAACTTCTGTTGCATTTGGCAGTTTTCAGTGCAACGCATTGCTGAAGGCCTTCTGGGTCAAGCCCTTTACATATGTTGTCACGTTTAAGCCTGGGAGGAAAGTATCGTCTCATTTTAGAATTGAGCAACCTTGGAGAAGACCTGAATAACATCTCACAGCCAGTGGGCTGATTTTGTCAGGGATCCCCTCAACTCTTACCAGCTCTGTGCTCGACTATGCCCTTCTTCTCACtcaccctctccctccctcccatctaacctcctttccttttccacctGCCTGGAAGCTACAGTGGCATGATGCTGTTGTCAACATCCTTGGACTTTCCTGAACTGCCCTTCCGCAGCACCCAGCCCTGACCTCTGCCCGAAGGTGGCTGCAAGCTCTGTCCCTGTCTTCTGAACCTGGCAGCCAAGGGTAGCTGGTAAAAATAGccatggggccaggcacggtgactcatgcctgtaatctcagcactttgggaggccgaggcaggcagatagcgaggtcaggagttcgagaccagcctgaccaacatggtgaaaccccgtctctaccaaaaatacaaaattagccaggcgtggtggcacgtacctgtaatcccagctactcaggaggctgaggcaggagaatcacttgaaactcggaggcagaggttgcaatgaaccaagatcacaccactgcactccagcctgggcgacagaaagagactccatctcaaaaaaaaaaaaaaaaaagaaaagaaaagaaaaagagaaaatatccatGGATGCCACAAACTCAGCTGgccctcacccctcaccccagccccatGTTCACTCTTGCCGGGTGACTTATATTCTAGTCCACAGGGAAACTAGAGCTCACAAGTCGGGAATTCCCTGACCTTCTGTcccttcctcacttccttcctcctctcctttcccccacTAAATGAGCCCCCGTGGTTATTTCCCTTCTTCCCTGAAAATGCCTCTGAAATCCACTCCTCCTCCTCTGCATCCCCACCACCCACCGGTTCAGGCTGTTAACTCCCTCCAGCCCATAGTTCATCTCCTCCACCAGTTCCACCACCTTGGGTCCATTCATACCACAGCCAAGGGGATCTTCCCAAAATGAAAGCAAGGTTGTGTACCCCTCTGAGTAACACCATCCAGTTTAGTTTCCTCTGCTTTTGGAATCAAAACCGACCTCCTTGGCCGAGCCCTGATTGCCACCCAGCCTCATGTCTCCTCACTTAGCATCCTCCACTGTAGCCACACCAATCTGCATTTCCTCTACTTGCTTGTCCCATTTGAACTCTTCCAACTCATCCTTCAAAACTCAGGTTAATGCATGCCTAtactcccaactacttgggaaaccaaggcagaaagaaagatagcttgagctcaggagtccaaggccagcctggataacataggaAGATcttgcctctttaaaaaaaaaaaaagacaaaaaaaagaaaaaagaaacttcaggTTTAAAATCACCTCCTTCATGAAGGCTTCCCTGCTTTCCCCAGCCCTGGGAAGAGATAATCCCACCTCCCTGCATGCAACCATTGCTCCCCTTGAACATACTTATGTGAATGCACCTAGCACACATCTGTGTCTCGCTCATTAGCTCTCAGAGACTGGGACTAGGTCTTCTCTGCCTTTGTATTCCACCCTTCCACCACGAGCCTGGTACACAGAATGCCTTGAATACCCGCTTGTCAAATGAAGAAGATAAAATTGAGACATGCTGAGCCATCCAGGGGCATGCAGGGCAGGTCCAGTGCAGCAGGCTGTAGAAAGATATAAACCTACCTGCAGCCTCTCTCTCACCCCCATCTCCTGCCCTAGAgagatgaaaatacaaaattacataaaaaatcAATCAGAAAGTGAGGCCAGTCTTTACCAAAGGATCTTGTATAGCATTTCTTTAAATAGCCAGCTCCTCTGGTGCATTTGAAATAAGATAGAATTTGTAAATGTACCTGTACATACAGTGTGGGGGAGACCTGTGGACTCTCTGATTGCAGGGCCTCCCTGCAGAGGGAGCAAGGGGATGGATGAGGTTTCTCCTTGGCATGTGGCCACTCCCAGCCTCGAGAGGGGAGGACTCTGTGGTGGACAAACCATCAGATGGACAGGATTGGGGTGACACCATGGGTGATGCCCTGAGCAGAGCAGAAAGATGAAAATCAACTGCCTGCCTCCAGCATCTCCTCCTCTGACACATCCACCCAGCCAGATGTTGCCCAGGACACTGGAAGCCACTGAAGAAGACACACGTGGCCTGGGCTTCTAGAAGCACATGAGCACCACAGCTCAGGCTTTGTTTCTCTATGACCAGCGGCTGTGCGCAGGCAGATGCCCTTGTGACTGGGGCTTAGAGAATCATGTCTGCTGGGTCATACTTTCTACACCAGGCTACCTGTTCTGGAAAGTCCTAGCTGGGCCATGAAGACAGAAGCTTCAGAATTAGTGGTGCTTAGAGAAGCTGAGAGAGATGGTC
The genomic region above belongs to Piliocolobus tephrosceles isolate RC106 chromosome 1, ASM277652v3, whole genome shotgun sequence and contains:
- the UBL4B gene encoding ubiquitin-like protein 4B; its protein translation is MFLTVKLLLGQRCNLKVSGQESVSTLKKLVSKRLKVPEEQQHLLFRGQLLEDDKRLSDYCIGPSASINVIMRPLEKMALKEAHQPQPQPQPLWHRLGPVLAKHFEPQDAKAVLQLLRQEHEERLQKISLEDLEQLAQYLLAEKQHMEPAGERELKAKARPQSSCDMEEKEEAAADQ